A portion of the Calliphora vicina chromosome 5, idCalVici1.1, whole genome shotgun sequence genome contains these proteins:
- the LOC135960060 gene encoding peptidylprolyl isomerase domain and WD repeat-containing protein 1, which translates to MSLELEKSSLKRLSDDKVEDNKEVEEEEEDGGWIGPLPTEQSAASKPKKKKVLAYEHVFLENLPDAECYEKSYMHRDVITHLVATKTDFVITASIDGHIKFWKKMEEGIEFVKHFRSHLLPITSLSVNAGGTLLCSSSSDKCAKVFDVVNFDMINIIKLGFIPGCSCWIHSPGDAVQSLAISEKESNKIHIYDGQGNGEVLHILDTLHLAPVIAICYNVPKDTAISVDRNGILEYWQNSKYDYKFPQKHVTFDSKLDTSLFEFAKCKTLVTGLAVSNDGQRFATISTDRKVRVFKFQTGKLIRVFDEALSTYTQMQQSSHALPNMEFGRRMAAERDLEKSDFNMSNNIIFDASGHFLLYPTLIGIKVINIETNRCVNILGKTDNIRPLHIALFQGKAKRVKAAITLEQEASENPALQNIPNDPTLFCTAYKKQRFYMYSRRLPSDLQDVDRDIFNEKPTKEDIIAVPEGQGIQRVYENVVLHTTMGDIHIKLFYKECPKSVENFCVHAKNGYYNSHIFHRVIKGFMIQTGDPTGTGTGGKSIWGHDFKDEFCPSLKHDRPYTVSMANAGPNTNGSQFFITVLPTPWLDNKHTVFGRVFKGMEVCQNICNSKTNPKTDKPYDDIKIISIHLSN; encoded by the exons atgagtTTAGAATTGGAAAAATCTTCGTTAAAGAGACTTTCAGACGATAAAGTGGAAGATAATAAAGAAGTTGAGGAGGAGGAAGAAGATGGTGGTTGGATTGGTCCATTGCCTACTGAACAGTCAGCGGCTTCTAAACCCAAAAAGAAaaaag TTTTAGCTTATGAACATGTTTTCCTGGAAAATTTACCCGATGCTGAGTGCTACGAAAAGAGTTATATGCATCGTGATGTCATCACCCATTTGGTGGCTACCAAAACTGATTTTGTTATAACTGCCAGCATTGATGGTCATATTAAATTCTGGAAGAAAATGGAAGAAGGCATtgaatttgttaaacattttcgaagtcatttat TGCCCATTACTAGTCTTAGTGTGAATGCCGGTGGTACATTATTGTGTTCCTCTTCATCTGACAAATGTGCCAAAGTCTTTGATGTTGTTAATTTTGatatgataaatattataaaattaggtTTTATACCAGGTTGCAGTTGTTGGATACATTCGCCTGGAGATGCCGTACAAAGTTTGGCAAT ttCGGAAAAAGAGTCCaacaaaattcatatctatGACGGGCAGGGCAATGGTGAAGTACTTCATATATTAGATACATTACATTTAGCACCTGTCATTGCCATTTGTTATAATGTACCCAAAGATACGGCGATTTCTGTAGATCGTAATGGCATATTAGAATATTGGCAAAATTCTAAATACGATTATAAATTTCCACAAAAGCATGTAACATTCGATTCAAAATTGGACACAA gtCTTTTTGAGTTTGCCAAGTGTAAAACATTAGTGACCGGTCTTGCTGTGTCAAATGACGGTCAACGTTTTGCCACCATCTCCACGGATCGTAAAGTACgagtatttaaatttcaaactggTAAGCTTATACGAGTCTTTGATGAAGCCTTATCTACCTACACCCAAATGCAGCAATCGTCTCATGCTTTGCCTAACATGGAATTTGGCAGAAG AATGGCTGCTGAACGTGATTTGGAAAAATCTGATTTTAATATGAGCAATAATATTATATTTGATGCCAGTGGCCACTTTTTACTCTACCCAACTTTGATTGGCATTAAAGTTATCAATATTGAGACGAATAGATGTGTTAACATATTGGGTAAAACGGATAATATAAGACCTCTGCATATAGCTCTATTTCAG gGTAAAGCTAAAAGAGTAAAAGCTGCTATAACCTTGGAACAGGAAGCTAGTGAAAATCCTGCACTACAAAATATACCAAATGATCCTACACTGTTCTGTACAGCCTACAa aaaacaacgtttttatatgTATAGCAGACGTTTACCCTCCGATTTACAGGATGTTGATCGTgatatatttaatgaaaaacctACCAAGGAGGATATAATAGCTGTACCGGAAGGACAAG GTATACAACGAGTATATGAAAATGTGGTGCTACATACAACGATGGGAGACattcatataaaacttttttacaaaGAATGTCCGAAATCAGTGGAAAACTTTTGTGTACATGcaaaaaatgg TTATTACAATAGCCATATCTTTCATCGAGTTATTAAGGGTTTTATGATACAAACTGGTGATCCTACCGGTACTGGAACTGGTGGTAAATCCATATGGGGACATGATTTTAAAGATGAATTTTGTCCTAGCTTAAAACATGATCGGCCATACACGGTTAGTATGGCAAATGCGGGTCCAAACACTAATGGCAGTCAATTCTTTATAACTGTATTACCCACG CCTTGGTTGGATAATAAACATACAGTTTTTGGTCGCGTCTTCAAGGGTATGGAAGTTTGTCAGAATATATGCAATTCGAAAACAAATCCTAAAACTGATAAACCTTATGatgatataaaaataatttctattcatttaagtaattaa
- the Start1 gene encoding steroidogenic acute regulatory protein-like — MSQNSSDDLRSTAELLINQTRIMQSRGGSNPSGFDMSRTHSINLITEEFLGGYMQDGRMSVVRRFFCLFVTFDLFFVSLLWLICIMINGDSIIQALQKQILHYTVNESLFDVVAAAICRFLVLIFFYALMYINHWLIIALSTSGSCLFLISKVFVFNWVDSSQQVFVVILILSSFVLAWGEAWFLDCRVIPQERHARRYFSAITNSTDRSPLMAPFLSAHNERRPADSVVDFYSPLDSAHNSDAEEEQDEEYHQMGLDCLRKAYELLQVPDWKVEKVTKKGDTISSIHREKLGKIYKLTGRLKYPAKALCNELFYKIEEAPHWNPTMLESKIVRKVNTYTDITYQATVGGGGGMIKSRDFVNLRCWRLFVDGKMRDVSTDTDNSDDDEMLNNSCEGSVSTISDPDEGAQSSSVGSCRNSTSMTLHKDNVAFQTLSKSLGAKDFSEAMRINFSEPPPLDDEFEDAKDHVEDVEDEQQAQNTTTHSPLKGFNSRGKVWLSAAISVEYDRVPANTKYTRGENLIAGFALHEIEGKTDACIFEWILCLDLKGYIPRYVLDTAYTTFMTDYMTYLRKYISELRQRRRTVPRN; from the exons ATGTCTCAAAATAGTTCCGATGATCTACGTAGTACTGCCGAATTATTAATAAATCAAACTCGCATCATGCAATCAAGAGGTGGCAGCAATCCTTCCGGGTTTGATATGT CACGTACCCATTCCATAAATCTTATTACCGAGGAATTCCTAGGTGGCTACATGCAAGATGGTCGTATGTCGGTAGTTCGAAGattcttttgtttatttgtaacatttgatttatttttcgtATCACTTTTATGGCTGATATGTATAATG ATAAATGGCGATAGTATAATTCAAGCACTGCAAAAACAGATATTACATTATACagttaatgaatcattatttgaTGTTGTAGCTGCGGCGATTTGTcggtttttagttttaatatttttttatgcacTTATGTATATAAATCATTGGCTTATAATTGCG CTGTCCACAAGTGGTTCTTGCCTATTTCTAATATCcaaagtttttgtatttaac tGGGTTGACTCCAGTCAACAAGTATTTGTAGTGATTCTCATTTTATCCTCATTTGTTTTGGCTTGGGGCGAAGCTTGGTTTTTAGACTGTCGTGTCATACCCCAAGAACGTCATGCTAGACGTTATTTTTCTG ctATTACCAATTCCACGGATCGTTCTCCGTTGATGGCACCATTTTTGTCTGCACATAATGAACGTCGCCCTGCTGATAGTGTAGTGGATTTTTACTCGCCTTTAGACTCAGCCCACAACAGCGATGCGGAAGAAGAACAG GATGAAGAATATCATCAAATGGGTTTGGATTGCTTGCGCAAAGCCTATGAATTGCTGCAAGTACCCGATTGGAAAGTAGAAAAAGTTACTAAGAAAGGTGACACCATTAGCAGTATACATCGGGAGAAATtaggaaaaatttataaattaacc GGTCGCTTGAAATATCCTGCCAAAGCATTGTGCaatgaattattttataaaattgaagaaGCTCCACATTGGAATCCCACTATGTTGGAATCGAAAATTGTGAGG AAAGTTAACACCTACACTGATATTACCTACCAGGCTACGGTAGGCGGTGGTGGTGGCATGATTAAATCTCGTGATTTTGTTAATTTACGTTGTTGGCGTTTATTCGTTGATGGCAAAATGCGTGATGTGTCCACTGATACCGACAACTCCGACGACGATGAAATGCTTAATAATTCGTGTGAAGGTAGTGTTTCTACTATATCTGATCCGGATGAAGGTGCTCAGTCTAGTAGTGTGGGTAGTTGTCGAAATAGCACTAGCATGACTTTGCACAAGGATAATGTGGCCTTTCAGACATTAAGCAAAAGTTTAGGAGCCAAAGATTTCAGTGAAGCCATGCGTATTAATTTCAGTGAACCTCCACCCTTGGACGATGAATTTGAGGATGCTAAAGATCATGTAGAAGATGTTGAGGATGAACAACAAGCTCAGAATACAACCACACATTCTCCTCTGAAAGGTTTCAACAGCAGGGGTAAAGTATGGCTGAGTGCGGCCATAAGTGTTGAGTATGATCGAGTACCAGCCAATACGAAATATACAAGAGGTGAAAATCTGATTGCCGGTTTTGCATTGCATGAAATCGAAGGCAAAACGGATGCCTGCATATTTGAATGGATATTATGTTTAGACTTGAAAGGCTATATACCTCGTTATGTATTAGATACT GCTTACACCACTTTCATGACCGATTATATGACATATTTACGTAAATATATAAGTGAATTGCGCCAAAGACGTCGCACAGTGccgagaaattaa